The following proteins are encoded in a genomic region of Alistipes shahii WAL 8301:
- a CDS encoding sodium-dependent transporter: MHHSHGRATLGGKLSAVLVAAGSSVGLGNIWRFPYVAGDNGGGAFLVIYILCVLLLGLPIMVAEFSVGRASHRNAVGAYRALAPKWSFLGYNGVVAAFLILGFYFVVSGWTAEYMVHSVTGSLARYTTADEYKSVFENFIQNPWRPVLYTALFVLATHFVIAMGVQKGIERSAKVLMPLLFVILIALSIHSLLMPGGEEGLRFLFRPDFSKVTPSTVLVALGQAFFSLSIGIGTMVTYASYFNPDTNLRHTALNVTILDTLVAVLAGVVIFPAVFSVGIEPSSGPSLVFITLPGIFNSMPLSMVWSSVFFLLLVVAALTSTISLHEVITAYMHEEWHMSRRAAAWSTTGACMALAAVASLSLGVLKGWNIFGLTIFDSLDYLTANILLPAGGFFTCIFVGWRLDRKILKAEISNNGTLKFRIYGVFIFLVRYVCPAVLLLIFLDNLGLF, encoded by the coding sequence ATGCATCATTCACACGGCCGCGCAACGCTGGGCGGCAAATTGAGCGCCGTGCTCGTCGCGGCCGGAAGTTCCGTGGGGCTGGGAAATATCTGGCGGTTCCCCTATGTCGCCGGAGACAACGGCGGCGGAGCTTTTCTGGTGATTTACATTCTCTGCGTCCTGCTGCTGGGACTGCCCATCATGGTGGCCGAATTCTCGGTCGGACGCGCCTCGCACCGCAATGCCGTGGGAGCCTACCGGGCGCTCGCCCCCAAGTGGAGTTTCCTGGGCTACAACGGCGTCGTGGCGGCGTTCCTGATCCTGGGCTTCTACTTCGTGGTGTCGGGATGGACCGCCGAATACATGGTTCACTCCGTGACGGGAAGCCTTGCCCGGTACACCACCGCCGACGAATACAAGAGCGTTTTCGAGAATTTCATCCAGAACCCGTGGCGGCCCGTGCTCTACACCGCGCTGTTCGTGCTGGCCACGCACTTCGTCATCGCGATGGGCGTGCAGAAAGGCATCGAACGCTCGGCAAAGGTGCTGATGCCCCTGCTGTTCGTCATCCTGATCGCACTGTCGATCCACTCGCTGCTGATGCCCGGCGGCGAGGAGGGGCTTCGGTTCCTGTTCCGGCCCGACTTCTCGAAGGTGACGCCCTCGACGGTGCTCGTGGCGCTGGGGCAGGCCTTCTTCTCGCTCTCGATCGGCATCGGCACGATGGTCACCTACGCCTCCTACTTCAACCCCGACACCAACCTGCGCCACACGGCACTCAACGTCACGATCCTCGACACGCTGGTAGCCGTGCTGGCCGGCGTGGTGATCTTCCCGGCGGTGTTCAGCGTGGGCATCGAACCCTCGTCGGGACCGTCGCTCGTATTCATCACCCTGCCGGGCATCTTCAACTCGATGCCGCTGAGCATGGTCTGGTCGTCGGTATTCTTTCTGCTGCTGGTCGTTGCGGCGCTCACCTCGACCATCTCCCTGCACGAAGTCATCACGGCCTACATGCACGAGGAGTGGCACATGAGCCGGCGGGCCGCCGCATGGTCCACGACCGGAGCCTGCATGGCGCTGGCCGCCGTGGCATCGCTGTCGCTGGGCGTTCTGAAGGGATGGAACATCTTCGGACTCACGATTTTCGACTCGCTCGACTACCTTACGGCCAACATCCTGCTCCCCGCCGGCGGATTCTTCACCTGCATATTCGTCGGCTGGCGCCTCGACCGGAAAATACTCAAGGCCGAAATCAGCAACAACGGCACGCTGAAATTCCGTATCTACGGGGTGTTCATCTTCCTCGTGCGCTACGTCTGCCCGGCGGTGCTGCTGCTGATCTTCCTGGATAACCTGGGCCTCTTTTAG
- a CDS encoding calcineurin-like phosphoesterase C-terminal domain-containing protein gives MKRFIVLLLVCCLGAAVTARPIRGTVKCAGTPVSGVTVTDGHSFTESGADGTFTLDADDDALFISIVTPSGYLAPMEQDIPQFFRPYAASTKRYDFELRPWPATDEVYELLAIGDPQPKTAAHFDRLRTEIIPELRRATALGKQRGTAQAALLLGDIVWDSPELFAGVREQFASLGIPVYGVIGNHDHDRNKYTDREATENYRNHFGPTYYAFDMGRTHYIVLDDIVYHGAKKYDEQIDSLQLAWAAEYARRLPAGSRVCVAMHAPAMKAWKGNQVMESAARLMDAFAGHELHFITGHTHVNSNYDIREGVVEHNVAQICGNLWYDPINKDGTPKGYQLFRECGGEFSWEYRSLGSPAVRQLRVWQPGQVEAFPGSVVAKIWNWDPCWTVVWYEDGRYRGAMQRIQIVDPDYAAHLDSLKNAGRKLAKSQQPRISDFYFKARPSASAQTIEVVATDRFGRRYSERITLEKAQ, from the coding sequence ATGAAACGATTCATTGTCCTGCTGCTCGTCTGCTGCCTCGGCGCAGCCGTTACGGCCCGCCCGATCCGGGGCACGGTCAAATGCGCCGGGACGCCGGTCTCCGGCGTCACCGTCACGGACGGCCACTCCTTCACCGAAAGCGGCGCCGACGGAACTTTCACCCTCGACGCCGACGACGACGCACTGTTCATCAGCATCGTAACCCCTTCCGGCTACCTGGCCCCCATGGAGCAGGACATCCCGCAATTCTTCCGGCCCTACGCCGCTTCCACGAAGCGTTACGATTTCGAGCTGCGTCCGTGGCCGGCCACGGACGAGGTTTACGAATTGCTGGCGATCGGCGACCCGCAGCCCAAAACCGCGGCGCATTTCGACCGGCTCCGAACCGAGATCATCCCCGAACTGCGACGCGCGACCGCCCTCGGAAAGCAACGGGGCACGGCACAGGCGGCGCTGCTGCTCGGCGACATCGTCTGGGACTCTCCGGAGCTGTTCGCCGGCGTCCGCGAGCAGTTCGCATCGCTCGGAATACCGGTCTACGGCGTGATCGGCAACCACGACCACGACCGGAACAAATACACCGACCGGGAGGCCACGGAGAACTACCGGAACCATTTCGGCCCCACCTACTACGCCTTCGACATGGGACGGACCCACTACATCGTCCTCGACGACATCGTCTACCACGGAGCGAAGAAATACGACGAGCAGATCGACTCGCTGCAACTGGCCTGGGCCGCGGAATACGCCCGGCGGCTGCCCGCCGGGTCGCGCGTCTGCGTGGCCATGCACGCCCCGGCCATGAAGGCCTGGAAAGGCAATCAGGTCATGGAGTCGGCCGCCAGGCTGATGGACGCCTTCGCCGGCCACGAACTGCATTTCATCACGGGACACACGCACGTCAACTCGAACTACGACATCCGCGAAGGAGTCGTGGAGCACAACGTGGCACAGATCTGCGGAAATCTGTGGTACGACCCGATCAACAAGGACGGCACGCCCAAAGGCTACCAGCTCTTCCGCGAATGCGGCGGAGAGTTCTCGTGGGAGTACCGGAGCCTCGGATCTCCGGCCGTACGGCAACTGCGGGTATGGCAGCCCGGGCAGGTGGAAGCGTTTCCCGGAAGCGTCGTGGCCAAAATCTGGAACTGGGACCCCTGCTGGACCGTCGTCTGGTACGAGGACGGCCGTTACCGCGGCGCAATGCAGCGCATCCAGATCGTCGATCCCGACTATGCGGCGCATCTCGACTCTCTGAAAAACGCCGGGCGGAAACTCGCCAAATCGCAGCAACCCCGCATCTCGGACTTCTATTTCAAAGCGCGTCCTTCGGCTTCGGCACAGACGATCGAGGTAGTCGCCACGGACCGTTTCGGACGCCGCTATTCGGAGCGCATCACGCTCGAAAAGGCCCAATGA
- the tyrS gene encoding tyrosine--tRNA ligase — protein MATKNFIEELEWRGMIHTIMPGAKEQLEKEQTTAYLGIDPTADSLHIGHLVGVMILKHFQMCGHRPLALVGGATGMIGDPSGKSQERNLLDEKTLRHNQEAIKRQLAKLLDFDSDAPNAAALVNNYDWMKEFTFLDFIRDIGKCITVNYMMAKDSVKKRFNGEGDGMSFTEFTYQLVQGYDFLHLYETMNCKIQLGGADQWGNITTGTELIRRKLGAEAEAFGITCPLITKADGTKFGKTESGNVWLDPRYTSPYKFYQFWLNVSDEDAKRYIKIFTLLDRETIDALIAEHDAAPHLRVLQKRLAEEITCMIHSREEYEKAVEASAILFGGATSEALRRLDEQTLLQVFEGVPQYRVARTELAAGIPFVDLCAEKSDIFASKGECRKLVQGGGVSLNKEKLADAMRPVTDADLIAGKYLLVQRGKKNYYLVIAE, from the coding sequence ATGGCAACAAAGAATTTCATCGAAGAACTCGAATGGCGCGGCATGATCCACACGATCATGCCCGGAGCAAAGGAACAACTCGAAAAAGAACAGACGACGGCTTACCTGGGCATCGACCCCACGGCCGACTCGCTGCATATCGGCCACCTGGTGGGCGTGATGATCCTCAAGCACTTCCAGATGTGCGGCCACCGTCCGCTGGCCCTCGTGGGCGGTGCGACGGGCATGATCGGCGACCCCTCGGGCAAATCGCAGGAGCGCAACCTGCTCGACGAAAAGACCCTGCGTCACAATCAGGAGGCGATCAAACGCCAGCTGGCCAAACTGCTCGACTTCGACTCCGACGCCCCGAACGCCGCCGCGCTGGTCAACAACTACGACTGGATGAAGGAATTCACGTTCCTCGATTTCATCCGCGACATCGGCAAGTGCATCACCGTCAACTACATGATGGCCAAAGACTCCGTGAAGAAACGCTTCAACGGCGAGGGCGACGGCATGTCGTTCACCGAGTTCACCTACCAGCTGGTTCAGGGCTACGACTTCCTGCACCTCTACGAGACGATGAACTGCAAAATCCAGCTGGGCGGCGCCGACCAGTGGGGCAACATCACCACCGGCACGGAGCTGATCCGCCGCAAGCTGGGCGCCGAGGCCGAGGCCTTCGGCATCACCTGCCCGCTGATCACCAAGGCCGACGGCACGAAATTCGGCAAGACCGAGAGCGGCAACGTATGGCTCGACCCGCGCTACACATCGCCCTACAAGTTCTACCAGTTCTGGCTCAACGTCAGCGACGAGGACGCCAAACGCTACATCAAGATCTTCACGCTGCTCGACCGTGAGACCATCGACGCGCTCATCGCCGAGCACGACGCGGCTCCCCACCTGCGCGTATTGCAGAAACGGCTGGCCGAGGAGATCACCTGCATGATCCACTCGCGCGAAGAGTACGAAAAGGCCGTCGAGGCCTCGGCCATCCTCTTCGGCGGCGCCACGTCGGAGGCTCTGCGCCGTCTCGACGAGCAGACCCTGCTGCAAGTGTTCGAAGGCGTGCCCCAGTACCGCGTGGCCCGCACGGAACTCGCGGCCGGCATCCCGTTCGTGGACCTCTGCGCCGAGAAAAGCGACATCTTCGCCTCGAAAGGCGAGTGCCGCAAGCTGGTGCAGGGCGGCGGCGTGTCGCTCAACAAGGAGAAGCTGGCCGACGCGATGCGCCCGGTGACCGACGCGGACCTGATCGCGGGCAAATACCTGCTCGTGCAGCGCGGCAAGAAGAACTACTACCTCGTGATCGCCGAATAG
- the folB gene encoding dihydroneopterin aldolase yields MEYRIVLQRMEFRALHGCYELERKVGNRFTVDLEITACLGDAAAEDSVEQTVNYLTVYEVVSLQMRITQRTIERVAMNIIEAVYASFRQVRHVKCTVSKLAPPLGGKLEKVSVVLEK; encoded by the coding sequence ATGGAATACCGGATCGTTCTCCAGCGCATGGAGTTCCGGGCGCTGCACGGCTGCTACGAACTCGAACGGAAGGTCGGCAACCGCTTCACGGTCGACCTGGAGATCACGGCCTGCCTGGGCGACGCGGCCGCCGAGGACAGCGTCGAACAGACGGTCAACTACCTCACGGTCTACGAAGTCGTCTCGCTCCAGATGCGCATTACCCAGCGCACGATCGAGCGCGTGGCGATGAACATCATCGAGGCGGTCTACGCCTCGTTCCGGCAGGTTCGGCACGTAAAATGCACCGTCTCGAAACTGGCGCCCCCGCTCGGCGGCAAACTGGAGAAGGTGAGCGTCGTACTGGAGAAATAG
- a CDS encoding DNA polymerase III subunit gamma/tau, producing MSDFIVSARKYRPATFRSVVGQKHITSTLQNAIERGQLAHAYLFCGPRGVGKTTCARIFAKAINCLAPDGAEACNECESCRSFNEGRSLNIHELDAASNNSVEDIRTLIEQVRIIPQVGRYSVFIIDEVHMLSTAAFNAFLKTLEEPPAHAIFILATTEKHKIIPTILSRCQIYDFNRIRVEDSVEYLKYIASQEGISADEESLNLIAQKADGGMRDALSMFDKAVSFCGTALDYRNVAQTLNVLDYDTYFSVTEMLLAGNYVDVLVAFDSVLSKGFSGQTFMSGMNRHMRDLLMARQPDTLRLIEMTGTLLERYRTQAGACSVEFLFGAISVLTELDGKIRQSSNQRLLVELGLMKIAGLGQKKNDTLTSSGEYPLPELTPRTAAAAVAATPAAQPQPDPATRPGPNPVPAAPQQPAAVQPGQASQPASAPIPAPAPQPAAPRPETPAQPAAAPGPAPAPAARPEASKPAPQPVRRPLISGTSLSELLASAGSNPDEEPSEQETAEPEVATIDPECERKLERAREKILNLIRERRPRFVPAFELMRVQGNTISLSVPTSELREEILRSKTGMLMRIAELAGITGAIELEVVVNEEIRAARPIKLEDRVKYMTEKNPLIAELRKALDLEVE from the coding sequence ATGAGTGATTTCATCGTCAGCGCACGCAAATACCGCCCCGCGACCTTCCGGTCGGTCGTCGGGCAGAAACATATCACCTCAACGCTCCAGAACGCCATCGAGCGCGGCCAGCTGGCCCACGCCTATCTCTTCTGCGGTCCCCGCGGCGTAGGCAAGACCACCTGCGCCCGCATCTTCGCCAAGGCCATCAACTGCCTCGCACCCGACGGCGCCGAAGCGTGCAACGAGTGCGAATCGTGCCGCTCGTTCAACGAGGGACGTTCGCTCAACATCCACGAGCTGGACGCCGCGTCGAACAACTCCGTGGAGGACATCCGCACGCTGATCGAACAGGTGCGCATCATCCCGCAGGTGGGCCGTTACTCGGTGTTCATCATCGACGAGGTCCACATGCTCTCGACCGCGGCCTTCAACGCCTTCCTCAAGACGCTGGAGGAGCCGCCCGCCCACGCCATCTTCATTCTGGCGACCACCGAGAAGCACAAGATCATCCCCACGATCCTCTCGCGCTGCCAGATCTACGATTTCAACCGCATCCGCGTCGAAGATTCGGTCGAATACCTCAAATACATCGCCTCCCAGGAGGGCATCTCGGCGGACGAAGAGTCGCTGAACCTCATCGCGCAGAAGGCCGACGGCGGCATGCGCGACGCGCTGTCGATGTTCGACAAGGCCGTGTCGTTCTGCGGCACGGCGCTGGACTACCGCAACGTGGCCCAGACGCTGAACGTGCTGGACTACGACACCTATTTCAGCGTGACGGAGATGCTGCTCGCGGGCAACTACGTCGACGTGCTGGTGGCCTTCGACAGCGTGCTGTCGAAAGGCTTCTCGGGCCAGACCTTCATGTCCGGCATGAACCGCCATATGAGGGATCTCCTGATGGCCAGGCAGCCCGACACGCTGCGGCTGATCGAAATGACCGGAACGCTGCTCGAACGATACCGGACGCAGGCGGGCGCCTGCAGTGTCGAGTTCCTGTTCGGAGCCATCTCCGTACTGACGGAACTTGACGGGAAGATCCGGCAATCGTCGAACCAGCGATTGCTTGTCGAGTTGGGCCTGATGAAAATCGCCGGACTCGGTCAAAAAAAAAATGACACCCTGACATCTTCCGGGGAGTATCCGCTTCCCGAACTGACACCCCGAACGGCGGCCGCGGCCGTCGCGGCGACGCCTGCGGCGCAACCGCAGCCCGACCCGGCGACCCGCCCCGGTCCGAATCCCGTTCCGGCGGCTCCGCAGCAACCCGCAGCGGTTCAACCCGGGCAGGCCTCACAACCGGCGTCCGCGCCGATTCCCGCCCCGGCTCCGCAGCCGGCCGCACCCCGGCCGGAAACGCCGGCGCAACCCGCAGCCGCCCCGGGACCCGCTCCCGCTCCGGCCGCACGGCCCGAAGCGTCCAAACCCGCGCCCCAGCCCGTGCGGAGGCCGCTGATCTCGGGAACCTCCCTTTCGGAACTGCTCGCCTCGGCGGGCAGCAATCCGGACGAGGAGCCTTCCGAGCAGGAAACGGCCGAACCGGAGGTCGCGACGATCGACCCCGAGTGCGAACGGAAACTGGAACGCGCCCGGGAAAAGATCCTGAACCTCATCCGGGAACGACGTCCGCGGTTCGTCCCGGCCTTCGAACTGATGAGGGTGCAGGGCAACACGATCTCGCTGAGCGTGCCGACGAGCGAACTGCGCGAAGAGATACTCCGCAGCAAGACAGGGATGCTGATGCGCATCGCCGAACTGGCGGGCATCACGGGAGCGATCGAACTGGAAGTGGTCGTCAACGAGGAAATTCGGGCCGCACGCCCGATCAAACTCGAAGACCGGGTGAAATACATGACGGAAAAGAATCCGCTGATCGCGGAACTCCGCAAAGCATTGGATTTGGAAGTGGAGTAA